Proteins encoded in a region of the Ziziphus jujuba cultivar Dongzao chromosome 3, ASM3175591v1 genome:
- the LOC107406309 gene encoding lysM domain receptor-like kinase 3 codes for MKPGSGLWFLVLVSLCFTVKSQCSKGCGLALASYYVWPESNFSFIGQVLGTDPDTIVSFNKDKVSDKDRVPSFIRVNVPFSCDCIRGEFLGHEFLYNISSGNTYELIAKTYYANLTTIDALTQFNSYNPNNIPDNGQINVTVNCSCGDSAISKEYGLFITYPIREEDSLESIAANESIDPQLLQRYNEGVDFGKGSGIAYVPGKDANGSYRPLNASSALAGGVIAGITVAAIAAVLILAGSIYVYFYRKKKADTKLLPAYEDQSSNDAQDVGSTAHKAVESTGSGGAAAGITGITIDKSVEFSYEELAQATNDFSLASKIGEGGFGAVYYAELRGEKAAIKKMDMQASKEFLAELRVLTRVHHLNLVRLIGYCVEGSLFLVYEYIENGNLSEHLRGSGREPLSWSSRVQIALDSARGLEYIHEHTVPVYIHRDIKSANILIDKNFHGKVADFGLTKLTEVGSTSLQTRLVGTFGYMPPEYAQYGDVSPKVDVYAFGVVLYELISSKEAVVKGGSLAESKGLVALFEDVLNQPDPREDLCKLVDPRLGDNYPIDAVRKMAQLAKACTHENPQLRPSMRSIVVALMTLSSSTEDWDVGSFYENQALVDLMSGR; via the exons ATGAAACCCGGAAGTGGGTTATGGTTCTTGGTGTTGGTCTCTCTTTGCTTCACGGTCAAATCCCAATGCAGCAAAGGTTGCGGCCTGGCTTTAGCTTCGTACTACGTTTGGCCGGAATCAAATTTCTCATTCATCGGCCAAGTCTTAGGCACAGACCCCGATACCATAGTCAGCTTCAACAAAGATAAGGTATCGGACAAAGACCGCGTCCCATCGTTTATCAGAGTTAACGTTCCATTCTCATGTGATTGTATCAGAGGAGAATTTCTGGGCCACGAATTCCTCTACAACATCAGCTCAGGCAATACGTACGAACTGATTGCAAAGACCTACTACGCCAATCTGACTACAATCGATGCGTTGACACAGTTCAACAGCTATAACCCCAACAACATACCTGATAATGGCCAAATCAATGTGACTGTGAATTGTTCGTGTGGGGATAGCGCTATCTCCAAGGAATACGGGTTGTTCATCACGTACCCAATTCGAGAAGAGGACAGTTTGGAATCGATTGCGGCCAATGAGAGTATTGACCCCCAGTTGCTACAGAGATATAACGAGGGTGTGGATTTTGGCAAAGGGAGCGGCATTGCTTATGTTCCCGGCAaag ATGCAAATGGTAGCTATCGGCCACTAAATGCAAG CTCAG CATTGGCAGGGGGAGTTATTGCTGGCATAACTGTGGCAGCTATTGCTGCAGTGCTAATATTAGCAGGTAGTATATATGTCTATTTTTACCGAAAGAAGAAGGCAGACACAAAATTACTTCCCGCATACGAAGATCAGTCTTCTAATGATGCCCAGG ATGTTGGAAGCACTGCACATAAAGCTGTGGAATCAACTGGTTCGGGTGGTGCTGCTGCAGGTATTACTGGCATAACCATTGACAAATCAGTGGAGTTCTCATACGAAGAACTTGCACAGGCCACTAACGACTTCAGTTTGGCTAGTAAAATTGGTGAAGGTGGTTTTGGGGCAGTCTACTATGCAGAGCTAAGAGGCGAG AAAGCTGCAATCAAGAAGATGGATATGCAAGCATCAAAGGAATTTTTGGCTGAACTAAGAGTTCTAACACGTGTGCATCACTTGAACCTG GTGCGCTTGATTGGATATTGTGTTGAAGGTTCTCTCTTCCTAGTATATGAATACATTGAGAATGGCAACTTAAGTGAACATTTGCGGGGTTCAG GAAGAGAGCCTTTGTCATGGTCTAGTAGGGTGCAGATTGCCTTGGATTCAGCAAGAGGTCTTGAATACATTCATGAGCATACTGTTCCTGTTTATATCCATCGTGATATCAAATCAGCTAATATATTGATAGACAAGAACTTCCATGGAAAG GTTGCAGATTTTGGACTAACGAAACTGACTGAAGTTGGAAGTACTTCACTCCAAACCCGTCTTGTGGGAACTTTTGGATACATGCCGCCTGA ATATGCTCAATATGGCGATGTGTCTCCCAAAGTGGATGTATATGCTTTTGGAGTTGTCCTTTATGAACTTATTTCGTCAAAGGAAGCTGTGGTGAAGGGTGGTTCCCTTGCTGAGTCAAAGGGCCTTGTTGCTTTA TTTGAGGATGTCCTCAATCAACCTGACCCTAGGGAAGATCTCTGCAAACTAGTTGACCCAAGGCTCGGAGACAATTACCCTATTGATGCTGTTCGTAAG ATGGCCCAACTTGCCAAGGCTTGCACACACGAGAATCCACAACTACGTCCAAGTATGAGATCTATCGTTGTTGCCCTAATGACATTGTCATCTTCAACCGAAGATTGGGATGTCGGCTCCTTCTACGAAAACCAAGCTCTTGTCGATCTAATGTCAGGAAGGTAG
- the LOC107406308 gene encoding thioredoxin-like 1-1, chloroplastic, translating into MAEVLSKTNLVSSSWLHNRQRQSISFFPKSCKFNNKSPASCSLKLKSKASSFSFSSNSGFYGKSVVLQQDEAMPRRGISLSRASVTSSQTTLRIGKAQKWWEKGLQPNMKEVNSAQDLVDSLLNAGDKLVVVDFFSPGCGGCRALHPKICQFAEMNPDVEFLQVNYEVHKSMCYSLNVHVLPFFRFYRGAHGRLCSFSCTNATIKKFKDALTKHTTDRCSIAPTKGLEEKELLALSANKDLNFSYTPKPVEFEPVPAEPVSVPQLEPSHSTKESISTKTLMFPRVSEDKTLVASGR; encoded by the exons ATGGCAGAGGTTTTGAGCAAAACCAATTTGGTTTcttcatcatggcttcacaatCGTCAGCGGCAAAGTATTTCATTTTTTCCGAAGAGTTGCAAGTTCAACAATAAATCGCCGGCTTCTTGTTCTCTGAAACTCAAATCCAAGGCGTCATCATTTTCGTTTTCGTCAAACAGCGGTTTTTATGGCAAAAGCGTTGTTCTTCAACAAGATGAAGCGATGCCCAGAAGAGGGATCTCCCTATCCCGAGCTTCTGTTACCAGTTCTCAG ACGACTCTTAGAATTGGGAAGGCACAAAAATGGTGGGAAAAGGGTTTGCAACCAAACATGAAAGAGGTAAATTCTGCGCAGGACCTGGTAGACTCCTTATTGAACGCCGGGGATAAGCTTGTGGTTGTTGATTTCTTTTCTCCTGGTTGTGGAGGTTGCAGAGCTCTTCATCCCAag ATATGTCAATTTGCAGAGATGAACCCAGATGTTGAATTTCTTCAGGTGAACTATGAGGTTCACAAATCCATGTGTTATAGCCTTAATGTTCATGTTCTACCTTTCTTTCGCTTCTATAGAGGCGCACATGGCCGTCTTTGCAGCTTCAGCTGTACTAATGCTACG ATCAAGAAATTCAAAGATGCATTGACCAAGCACACTACAGATCGATGTAGCATTGCACCCACAAAAGGGTTGGAGGAGAAAGAACTCCTCGCTCTGTCTGCTAACAAGGATCTTAACTTTAGCTACACACCCAAACCAGTTGAATTTGAGCCTGTCCCAGCAGAGCCAGTGTCTGTACCACAACTAGAACCATCTCATTCAACCAAAGAGTCAATTTCGACAAAAACTTTGATGTTTCCTCGAGTTTCAGAGGACAAAACATTGGTTGCTTCTGGCAGATGA